Proteins from a genomic interval of Streptomyces sp. NBC_01445:
- a CDS encoding Lrp/AsnC family transcriptional regulator, protein MRETVTASELDLALVNALQLRPRASWSELSPLLGVTAGTLARRWDRLTRAGLAWVYAAPGREFTRNRCTAFVLLRCRPQERSRLLAELSVLPEAVTIEVTAPGSSDLLLDVLAPDLPSLSRFLTQDLDRLPGVESVSALFATSLYVEGSRWRLRSLDPSQLTALGSQAAAQHPVRGLELDPVDRALLGELVRDGRLGLAELAERTDTSPPTVRRRLRRLTDSAVLTFRCDIASALAGHPVPVSLLGRVPARDIGTVHRTLAALPECRLVAAVTGPANIFATLWVHDLGDIQRRETALCARLPTLTVTDRIVGLHTVKRMGHLLDEEGRRVGVQPISPW, encoded by the coding sequence ATGCGAGAAACGGTCACCGCCAGCGAGCTCGACCTCGCTCTGGTGAACGCCCTCCAGCTGCGGCCCCGGGCGTCCTGGTCGGAGCTCTCCCCGCTGCTCGGCGTGACGGCGGGCACGCTGGCGCGGCGGTGGGACCGGCTGACGCGGGCGGGGCTCGCCTGGGTGTACGCGGCGCCGGGCCGTGAGTTCACCCGCAACCGCTGCACGGCGTTCGTGCTGCTGCGCTGCCGGCCTCAGGAGCGGTCGCGGCTGCTGGCGGAGCTGAGCGTGCTCCCGGAGGCGGTGACGATCGAGGTGACGGCCCCCGGCAGCTCCGACCTGCTGCTCGACGTGCTCGCCCCCGACCTGCCCTCGCTCAGCCGCTTCCTCACACAGGACCTGGACCGGCTGCCGGGCGTCGAGTCGGTCAGCGCGCTGTTCGCCACCTCGCTGTACGTGGAGGGCAGCCGCTGGCGGCTGCGCTCCCTCGACCCCTCGCAGCTCACGGCGCTCGGCAGTCAGGCTGCGGCGCAGCATCCGGTGCGCGGGCTCGAACTCGACCCCGTGGACCGGGCCCTGCTCGGCGAACTCGTCCGTGACGGGCGCCTCGGCCTCGCCGAACTCGCCGAGCGCACCGACACCAGCCCGCCCACCGTGCGCCGCAGGCTGCGCCGTCTCACGGACTCGGCGGTCCTGACGTTCCGCTGCGACATAGCCTCCGCGCTCGCGGGCCATCCGGTCCCGGTGTCGCTCCTCGGCCGGGTCCCCGCGCGGGACATCGGCACCGTCCACCGCACGCTCGCCGCGCTGCCGGAGTGCCGGCTGGTCGCGGCCGTCACGGGTCCCGCGAACATCTTCGCCACGCTGTGGGTGCACGACCTGGGTGACATCCAGCGCCGCGAGACCGCGCTGTGCGCCCGGCTGCCCACGCTCACTGTGACGGACCGCATCGTCGGTCTGCACACGGTCAAGCGCATGGGCCATCTGCTCGACGAGGAAGGGCGCCGGGTCGGCGTCCAGCCCATCTCCCCCTGGTAG